DNA from Mesorhizobium loti R88b:
GCCGCGTGCTTGAGCTGCTGGGCGATCAGGGCGTGTTCGTCGATATGGTGCTTGCCTGCGCCTATCACGAGGCGGGCGTCGGACCGCTCGCCGTATCAGATCATCCGATGCGAAAACCCAATCCGGGCATGCTGATCGAGGCGGGCAAACGCCTCGATCTCGATCTCCAGCGCTCCCTGATCGTCGGCGACAAGCTGGCCGACATGCAGGCGGGAAAGCGCGCCGGGCTGGCACAGGGCTGGCTGGTGGACGATGAGGCGGCGGTTCAACCCGGTTTCGCCATCAGGCGCCTGCATGACCGGGATGACTTGGCCGGTCTTATCACCGCCATTGAAACGATAGGCGGGGACAACAGGTCCTGATCCTGCCCAGAAGGCTCACGCCTGATCCTTGCCCTCCGACGCTTCGTAGAGCTTGGCCTCGGTGGCGAAGGAATAGATCATCACCGACATCGAGTAGACGAAGCCGTGCCGGCCGCACAGGAAGTAACGCTTGGCCAGGTAGAATTTCAGGAAGTTGCCGAACGGCGACAGCACCAACCGCACCAAGCCGGGCTTCTTGCCCTTCTCGACCAGCGTGACGGCCTTGAGGCCGGAATAGGTATTGGCCCGGGCAAGATCCTCCGCGACCGATATTTCGCGGCGATGCAGCAGGACACCCTTTTCGATCGTGCCGGTCTCGCCCGGCACGTGGAAGGCTTCATGCACCCGCGCGGTGAGATCCATGGTGGCGCCTTCCCTGCGGAAGAGCCGCATCAGCCTGTTGTGCAGCACCCAGCGATGCGCATAGCCGTAGCCCTTCAGCCAATCGCGGCGGCGGATGTACCAGCCGCGGATCTTGTCGTCGGCGGCCTGCGTGATGGCTACGATCGACTGCCGCAGCTGGTCGTCGACGCGCTCATCCGGGTCGATCGAAAGGCACCAGGGCTGGGTGGCATGGTCGAGCGAGAATTGCCGCTGGCGCGGGAACCCCTGCCAGTCATTGTGCATGAGGGTTATCGGGTAGCCCTTGGCGATATAGGCTTGCACGCATTCGACGGTGCCGTCGGTCGAGCCGGAATCGACGATGATGATCTCGGCGCAGAAGTCGATGCTTTCCAGGCATGGGCCGATCATGTCGGCCTCGTTCATGCAGATGAGAAGCGCCGAGACCGGGCTTGCAAATCGAGTCATGGTCCCCTTCCCATGGCGGGCCGTCCCCGGAATTCACGATGCCTAAGCTACCTGTTCCGGCAGGGCCGTCCAGCCTTGTACATCAGCGTCTGTCGAATACCAACGCGGCGCCGGTGTGGCGAAGGTCAGGAATTCGCCGGCGCAGGCGTTCATCCCGGCCTCAGGGGCGCTCGAACGAGACCAGCCCTTCGTCCTTGACCCGGCGGATGGTAAGCGCGGTGCGCACCGTGTCGACATTCGGCGTCGAGGTCAGTTCCTCGATGACGAACGTCTGGAGGGCGCCGAGATCGCTTGCCACGCAATGCAGCAGGAAATCGGATTCGCCCGACACCATCCAGGCATCGCGCACGATCGGCCAACCGCGCGTGCGCTCGGCGAAGGTCCGCAGTTCGGCATCGGCCTGGTGATGCAGGCCGACCAGGCAGAAGGCGACGACATCGAGGCCGAGCGCCGGCGCATTGAGCAGCGCGCGGTAGCCGCGGATGATGCCGGCTTCCTCCAGTCGCTTGACCCGGCGCAGGCAGGGCGGGGCCGAAATGCCGACCCGGCTCGACAGTTCGACATTGGTCATGCGCCCGTCCGCCTGCAACTCGCGCAGGATCTTCCAGTCGATGGCGTCGAGGTCGGCTTTCAGGGGCATGGCGTCTCAGCTTGGCGCAAGAATCTTTCGCGATTTTGTAATTAAACGACTTTTGTGTTGGCGCCAGCCCTCATCAACGTGATTTTTGATCGGTAACGAAAGCGGCCATCGTGCGAATAACCGCTTGGGCCGAAGCTTTCCGGGGACGACGGCCCGTTCGTCTTGCTGGCGTGGTTGGCAACCCTTACATTAAGCGCGAATTCCACGTCCTTTCCCAAGGCATACTCCTTGTCTGCCCCGCTGAGGCTTTAAATGACCACCAAGCACGCGCCCGTTCTCATCATCGGTTCCGGCCCGGCCGGCTATACGGCGGCTGTCTATGCCGCACGCGCCATGCTGAAGCCGATGCTCGTCGCCGGCCTGCAGCAGGGCGGCCAGCTGATGATCACCACCGATGTCGAAAACTATCCCGGCTTCGCCGACCCGATCCAGGGCCCGTGGCTGATGGAGCAGATGCTCAAGCAGGCCGAGCATGTCGGCACCGACATCATCAACGACATCATCACCGAGGTCGACCTCAACGCGCGGCCGTTCCGCGCCAAGGGCGATTCCGGCACCACCTACACCGCCGACGCGCTGATCATCGCCACCGGCGCGCAGGCCAAGTGGCTGGGCATTCCGACCGAGCAGGACTTCATGGGCTTCGGCGTTTCCGCCTGCGCCACCTGCGACGGCTTCTTCTATCGCGGCAAGGATGTCGCGGTGGTCGGCGGCGGCAACTCGGCGGTGGAAGAAGCGCTCTATCTGTCGAACCTCGCCAAGAGTGTCACGGTCATCCACAGGCGCAGCGATTTCCGCGCCGAGCGCATCTTGCGCGAGCGGCTGTTGAAGAAGGAAAATGTCCGCGTCATCTGGGACACGATCGTCGACGAGATCACCGGCCGCCCCGGCAAGGCGCCGCTGCCGCCGTCGGTTGAAGGGCTGAAGCTCAGGCATGCGGTGACCGGTGCCGAAACGCACCTCAAGGTCGACGGCGTGTTCGTGGCGATCGGCCATGCGCCGGCGGTCGAGCTGTTCGCCGGCAAGCTGAAGCAGAAGCCGAACGGCTACCTCTGGACGGCGCCGGATTCGACGCGCACCGATGTGCCCGGCGTGTTTGCCGCAGGCGACGTGACCGACGATATCTACCGCCAGGCGGTGACGGCCGCAGGGCTAGGCTGCATGGCAGCACTCGAAGCCGAAAAGTATCTGGCCGGCATCGAGGTGCATCGCGAAGCAGCGGAATAGGGGCCGCTTACAAAACTGTTAAAAAAGCGGCTTAGAAACGCCGTGTAAAAGCCTGATTTTTCATTCAGACGCCGAACAGAACGAGGGGAATTATGGCGTTGGACTGGGACAAGCTACGCGTGTTTCACGCTGCGGCGGAAGCGGGGTCGTTTACGCACGCGGCCGAGACATTGCATCTGTCGCAATCGGCGATCTCGCGGCAGGTCAGCGCGCTCGAACATGATGTCGGCGTGCCGCTGTTCAACCGCCATGCCCGCGGCCTGGTGCTGACCGAGCAGGGCGAGATGCTGTTTCGTACGGCGCATGACGTGCTGATGAAGCTCGAGACCATCAAGTCGCGCCTCACCGAGACCAAGGACCGGCCCTCCGGCGTGCTTCGCGTGACGACGACCGTCGGCCTCGGTGCCGGCTGGCTGACGGAACGGGTGCAGGAGTTCATCGAGCTCTATCCCGAAATCAGCCTGCAGCTGATCCTCGCCAATGAGGAACTCGACCTCACCATGCGCCAGGCCGATTGCGCCATAAGGCTGCGCCAGCCACAGCAGCCGGACCTGATCCAGCGCCGCCTGTTCACCGTGCATTTCCACCTCTATGCAGCCCCCTCTTATGTCGCCAAGCATGGCAAGCCGGCCTCGGTCGCCGAGCTCAGGAACCATCGCATCGTCACCTTCGGCCTGCCGGTACCCTCGCATCTGTCGGAGTTGAACTGGCTGGAGACGGTCGGCGATTTCGATGGCGGCCAGCGCGTGCCGTCGCTGCAGATCAACGACATATTGTCGATCAAGCGCGCCGTGCAGGGCGGCGCCGGCGTCGCCATGCTGCCCGACTATGTGATCTCGAAGGATTCCGGCCTGGTGCAGCTCCTGCCGGAGACCGAGGTGCCGTCCTTCGACACCTATTTC
Protein-coding regions in this window:
- the gmhB gene encoding D-glycero-beta-D-manno-heptose 1,7-bisphosphate 7-phosphatase; translation: MVDGTGLRLTEPGLWVERIGDRVFPQHLPALFLDRDGTINVDTDYPSDPAGIVLRDNIVPAIAAANRAGVPVVVVTNQSGIARGYFGWSVFAAVNGRVLELLGDQGVFVDMVLACAYHEAGVGPLAVSDHPMRKPNPGMLIEAGKRLDLDLQRSLIVGDKLADMQAGKRAGLAQGWLVDDEAAVQPGFAIRRLHDRDDLAGLITAIETIGGDNRS
- a CDS encoding glycosyltransferase family 2 protein is translated as MTRFASPVSALLICMNEADMIGPCLESIDFCAEIIIVDSGSTDGTVECVQAYIAKGYPITLMHNDWQGFPRQRQFSLDHATQPWCLSIDPDERVDDQLRQSIVAITQAADDKIRGWYIRRRDWLKGYGYAHRWVLHNRLMRLFRREGATMDLTARVHEAFHVPGETGTIEKGVLLHRREISVAEDLARANTYSGLKAVTLVEKGKKPGLVRLVLSPFGNFLKFYLAKRYFLCGRHGFVYSMSVMIYSFATEAKLYEASEGKDQA
- a CDS encoding Lrp/AsnC family transcriptional regulator, translated to MPLKADLDAIDWKILRELQADGRMTNVELSSRVGISAPPCLRRVKRLEEAGIIRGYRALLNAPALGLDVVAFCLVGLHHQADAELRTFAERTRGWPIVRDAWMVSGESDFLLHCVASDLGALQTFVIEELTSTPNVDTVRTALTIRRVKDEGLVSFERP
- the trxB gene encoding thioredoxin-disulfide reductase, whose translation is MTTKHAPVLIIGSGPAGYTAAVYAARAMLKPMLVAGLQQGGQLMITTDVENYPGFADPIQGPWLMEQMLKQAEHVGTDIINDIITEVDLNARPFRAKGDSGTTYTADALIIATGAQAKWLGIPTEQDFMGFGVSACATCDGFFYRGKDVAVVGGGNSAVEEALYLSNLAKSVTVIHRRSDFRAERILRERLLKKENVRVIWDTIVDEITGRPGKAPLPPSVEGLKLRHAVTGAETHLKVDGVFVAIGHAPAVELFAGKLKQKPNGYLWTAPDSTRTDVPGVFAAGDVTDDIYRQAVTAAGLGCMAALEAEKYLAGIEVHREAAE
- a CDS encoding LysR family transcriptional regulator, with amino-acid sequence MALDWDKLRVFHAAAEAGSFTHAAETLHLSQSAISRQVSALEHDVGVPLFNRHARGLVLTEQGEMLFRTAHDVLMKLETIKSRLTETKDRPSGVLRVTTTVGLGAGWLTERVQEFIELYPEISLQLILANEELDLTMRQADCAIRLRQPQQPDLIQRRLFTVHFHLYAAPSYVAKHGKPASVAELRNHRIVTFGLPVPSHLSELNWLETVGDFDGGQRVPSLQINDILSIKRAVQGGAGVAMLPDYVISKDSGLVQLLPETEVPSFDTYFAYPDAMKNQAKLHVFRDFIIAKARVWSF